From the Acetonema longum DSM 6540 genome, one window contains:
- the trmL gene encoding tRNA (uridine(34)/cytosine(34)/5-carboxymethylaminomethyluridine(34)-2'-O)-methyltransferase TrmL, giving the protein MHIVLVEPEIPGNTGNIARLCAATRAELHLVKPLGFSVDDKSLKRAGLDYWHLLRIHYHDSIGEVIEQYPGKTFYFNTTKAHKHYAQVGFSPDDFLVFGKETAGLPETLLAEHRDYCIRIPMINDARSLNLSNAVAVVIYEALRQNGFPDCR; this is encoded by the coding sequence ATGCATATCGTCTTGGTTGAACCGGAGATTCCCGGTAATACAGGAAATATTGCCCGGCTGTGCGCGGCGACTCGCGCCGAGCTGCATTTGGTAAAGCCGCTGGGTTTTTCGGTGGATGATAAATCGTTGAAACGAGCCGGATTGGATTATTGGCACTTATTGCGAATTCATTACCATGACAGCATTGGCGAGGTCATAGAACAATATCCTGGGAAAACTTTTTACTTTAACACGACTAAGGCTCATAAACACTATGCCCAGGTTGGCTTCAGCCCGGATGATTTTTTGGTATTCGGCAAAGAAACAGCCGGATTGCCTGAAACCCTTCTGGCGGAGCATCGGGACTATTGCATCCGCATTCCGATGATCAACGATGCCAGATCGTTGAATCTCTCTAATGCGGTGGCTGTGGTCATCTATGAAGCGCTGAGGCAAAACGGTTTTCCTGATTGCAGATAG
- the typA gene encoding translational GTPase TypA, giving the protein MKRTDLRNIAIIAHVDHGKTTLVDAMLRQSGIFRANEQVAERVMDSNDLERERGITILAKNTAVSYQGVKINIVDTPGHADFGGEVERVLNMVDGVLLLVDAFEGPMPQTKYVLRKALAQKLQPIVVINKIDRPDQRVHEVLDEVLELFMELEANDQQLDFPVIYASARAGLAKRSMEENSTDLKPLFDLLLDVIPAPEGEMDGSLQAMVTTLDYDEYVGRVAIGRVMRGRIQSGQQVTVMAEDAQTKSKISRLYAYEGLKRVEVREAALGDIIAVTGLADVNIGETIADPENPEALPSIKIDEPTLAMVFSVNNSPFAGREGQFVTSRHLRDRLFREVETNVSLKVTETGSPDAFEVAGRGELHLSILIETMRREGYEFQVGKPKVIYKEIDGQKCEPLELLTVDVDQEFMGTVMESLGTRRAELINMTELAGYLRMEFVIPARGLIGFRSEFLTNTKGNGIMNHIFHGYTPYKGEIPGRTRGALVAFEDGETTAYGINSVQDRGTMFVVPGQSIYEGMIVGENTRELDMEINPCKKKHVTNMRSSNSEEAIRLDPPRLFSLEQALEYINDDELVEITPKSIRLRKTILNRQLRARDRNQKSDK; this is encoded by the coding sequence ATGAAACGCACTGATTTACGCAACATCGCTATTATTGCCCACGTTGATCACGGTAAGACCACACTGGTAGACGCTATGCTTAGGCAAAGCGGCATATTTCGGGCCAATGAACAGGTAGCTGAACGGGTCATGGATTCCAATGACCTGGAGAGGGAGAGAGGCATTACCATCTTAGCTAAGAATACCGCCGTCTCTTATCAGGGCGTTAAAATTAATATTGTAGATACGCCCGGACACGCCGATTTCGGCGGTGAGGTAGAGCGGGTGCTGAATATGGTGGATGGGGTACTGTTATTAGTCGATGCCTTTGAAGGGCCTATGCCTCAGACCAAGTATGTACTGCGCAAGGCTTTGGCCCAAAAGCTGCAGCCTATCGTGGTCATCAATAAAATCGACAGGCCTGACCAGCGTGTACACGAAGTATTGGATGAGGTTCTGGAACTGTTTATGGAGCTGGAGGCCAATGATCAGCAATTGGATTTCCCGGTGATCTACGCTTCCGCCCGAGCCGGCCTTGCGAAACGGAGCATGGAGGAAAACAGTACAGACCTGAAACCTCTGTTTGATCTGCTGCTGGATGTCATACCGGCTCCTGAAGGGGAAATGGACGGCTCGCTGCAAGCCATGGTTACAACCCTGGATTATGATGAATATGTAGGCAGGGTGGCTATTGGCCGGGTTATGCGGGGACGCATTCAAAGCGGGCAGCAGGTCACTGTGATGGCTGAGGATGCTCAGACCAAATCCAAGATCAGCCGCTTGTACGCCTATGAGGGACTGAAACGGGTTGAGGTCAGGGAGGCTGCATTAGGCGATATCATTGCCGTCACCGGACTGGCTGACGTGAATATTGGCGAGACCATCGCCGATCCGGAGAATCCGGAGGCTCTGCCGTCAATAAAGATCGACGAGCCTACCTTGGCCATGGTATTTAGCGTGAATAACAGCCCCTTTGCCGGCCGGGAGGGCCAGTTTGTTACTTCCCGCCATTTGCGGGATCGCTTGTTCCGCGAAGTGGAAACCAACGTGAGTTTGAAGGTAACCGAGACAGGCAGCCCCGATGCCTTCGAAGTGGCGGGACGGGGTGAATTGCACCTGTCTATCCTGATTGAGACCATGCGCCGGGAAGGGTATGAATTTCAGGTTGGCAAACCCAAGGTCATCTATAAAGAAATTGACGGACAGAAATGTGAGCCGCTGGAACTGTTGACGGTCGACGTAGATCAGGAATTCATGGGCACGGTCATGGAATCCCTTGGAACCAGGCGTGCCGAATTGATCAATATGACTGAATTAGCAGGGTATCTCCGCATGGAGTTTGTGATACCTGCCCGGGGTCTGATCGGTTTCCGCTCGGAATTTTTGACCAACACCAAAGGCAACGGTATTATGAATCATATTTTCCATGGCTACACCCCTTACAAGGGAGAAATTCCCGGGCGGACCCGTGGTGCGCTGGTGGCCTTTGAAGATGGTGAAACCACTGCCTATGGCATTAACAGCGTTCAGGACCGGGGGACTATGTTTGTCGTCCCCGGACAGTCAATTTACGAAGGGATGATCGTCGGCGAAAATACCCGGGAACTGGATATGGAGATCAATCCCTGTAAGAAAAAACATGTAACCAATATGCGTTCCAGCAACTCCGAAGAGGCCATTCGGCTGGATCCACCGCGTCTCTTCAGCCTGGAGCAGGCACTGGAATACATCAATGACGACGAATTGGTGGAAATCACGCCGAAAAGCATCCGGCTCCGCAAAACGATTTTAAATCGTCAGCTGCGGGCCAGAGATCGGAACCAGAAGTCGGACAAGTAA
- a CDS encoding sodium:solute symporter family protein produces MQFTAGHMASLIATLVIVTGIGLSAARKVKTAADFTLGGKSSGVVLITGTIIGTIVGGASTVGTAQLAFSYGFSAWWFTLGAGIALGLLSVFYAGPLRSSGLQTIPQFLTANYGRAAGPITSLTSSAGIFFSIVANIMSAIPLVAAIFSFNLHQSAGLVFLLIVAYVFFGGVWGTGLVGVVKTLLIYLTLLTVTVVCWQGMGGIGGYLDVFPPYPWFSLMGRGWLVDLASALSLIVGTLSTQTYIQAVYAARDVQTAQKGALAAALITLPTGIPAVLAGMYMRAHHPAIAPIDALPLFILHYLPPWIGGIGIAALLLAAVGSAAGLALGVGTMLSRDIILPLRKTAGEQTMLWINRLMVLGITLLAAVFTFGNLKSLVLEWNFLSMGLRGAGIFLPLTFAVLFPGRVKKQAAILSMIVGAGVALVWKGVFPESIDPLYAGLLASGLAIVPGLWRGTADSKDKSSG; encoded by the coding sequence ATGCAATTTACAGCTGGTCATATGGCAAGTCTGATTGCGACCCTGGTCATCGTGACCGGAATTGGCTTGAGCGCGGCCCGCAAGGTGAAAACTGCCGCCGATTTTACCCTGGGCGGTAAATCCTCCGGCGTTGTCTTGATCACCGGCACCATTATCGGGACGATTGTGGGTGGCGCATCCACTGTCGGGACGGCACAGCTGGCGTTTAGCTACGGATTTTCGGCATGGTGGTTCACTTTGGGAGCAGGTATTGCCCTGGGGCTGTTATCGGTTTTTTATGCCGGACCGCTGCGTTCTTCCGGATTGCAAACCATTCCGCAATTTTTGACGGCAAATTATGGCCGGGCTGCCGGTCCTATTACCAGCCTGACCTCGTCCGCCGGTATTTTTTTTAGCATTGTGGCCAATATCATGTCTGCCATACCGCTGGTGGCCGCTATTTTCAGCTTCAATCTTCATCAATCCGCAGGTCTGGTCTTTCTGCTTATCGTGGCATATGTCTTTTTCGGCGGCGTATGGGGAACCGGCCTGGTTGGGGTTGTTAAAACTCTATTGATATACCTGACTCTGTTGACGGTTACCGTTGTATGCTGGCAAGGCATGGGCGGAATCGGCGGCTACCTGGATGTCTTTCCCCCGTATCCCTGGTTCAGCCTGATGGGGAGGGGATGGTTGGTTGATCTGGCCAGCGCTCTGTCGCTGATCGTAGGGACGCTGAGCACTCAGACATACATCCAGGCGGTATATGCCGCCCGGGATGTGCAAACTGCCCAAAAAGGCGCACTGGCGGCGGCTCTGATAACCCTGCCCACCGGTATCCCGGCAGTTCTGGCCGGCATGTACATGCGGGCGCATCACCCCGCTATCGCGCCGATTGATGCGCTGCCTTTATTTATTTTACACTACCTGCCGCCCTGGATCGGGGGTATAGGAATTGCCGCCCTGCTGCTGGCGGCGGTGGGATCGGCGGCCGGCCTGGCTCTGGGAGTGGGGACTATGCTTTCGAGGGATATCATCCTGCCTCTGCGGAAAACCGCCGGCGAACAGACCATGCTTTGGATCAACCGTCTGATGGTACTGGGCATTACGCTCTTGGCGGCGGTTTTTACCTTTGGCAATCTAAAATCCCTGGTTCTGGAGTGGAATTTTTTATCGATGGGCCTGCGAGGCGCCGGGATTTTTTTACCTCTGACGTTTGCGGTGCTTTTCCCCGGGCGGGTGAAAAAGCAGGCGGCTATTTTATCTATGATCGTCGGCGCTGGTGTGGCACTTGTCTGGAAAGGCGTTTTCCCGGAAAGCATTGACCCCTTGTATGCCGGGCTGCTGGCCAGCGGGCTGGCGATTGTTCCGGGATTGTGGCGGGGGACCGCAGACAGTAAAGATAAATCTTCCGGATGA
- a CDS encoding MBL fold metallo-hydrolase RNA specificity domain-containing protein, with product MQLTFLGAAMMVTGSAFLLETGRHRGLVDCGMFQGSKEIEALNRRPFPFDPKTIDFVLLTHAHIDHSGLLPRLCKSGFKGPIYATPVTAALCGIMLPDSAHIQEYDAEVANRKGQRAGRKALQEPLYTVQEAYECLKQFVTVEYDREFALNDEIIFQFRDAGHILGSSMIELWVNETNDEKGRSKYLFSGDIGQPDQPILKNPTCIDSADFVIMESTYGNRLHEGQAKEEALAQIINDTYAAGGNVVIPAFAVGRTQTLLYYLRQFFKEKKIPDMPVIVDSPMAVSATDIFLGHPQEYDAESQAILSGNEHPFKMPNLVFAKSSDESKAINSMNEPVIIISASGMADAGRILHHLKHNLWRPESSVVLVGYQAQGSMGRRLLEGVRRVKIMGEQISVRAKIHNLDGFSAHADRQQLLDWLSCLQSPPVNIFMVHGEPDMSEPFARIVQGKFGYPCFVPRYGDAAVCQGRKWSLQESDAAVVNPDIRRLQEQISLIEANYREYRRRIERLLVSDSDKASDIVKRLAKVDSFIRQTFDDL from the coding sequence ATGCAGCTGACGTTTCTCGGCGCCGCAATGATGGTAACCGGATCTGCCTTCCTGCTGGAAACGGGAAGGCACAGGGGGCTGGTAGATTGCGGCATGTTTCAGGGATCCAAGGAGATTGAGGCATTAAATCGACGCCCCTTTCCCTTTGACCCAAAGACGATAGACTTTGTGCTGTTGACCCACGCTCATATAGATCATAGCGGCTTGCTGCCGCGTTTATGCAAGTCCGGCTTTAAAGGACCGATCTATGCCACGCCGGTTACCGCTGCCTTGTGCGGCATTATGCTGCCTGACAGCGCTCATATCCAGGAGTATGATGCGGAGGTGGCCAACCGCAAAGGCCAGAGGGCCGGCCGGAAGGCCTTACAGGAACCTCTCTACACGGTGCAGGAAGCTTATGAGTGCTTAAAGCAGTTTGTTACGGTAGAATATGACCGGGAATTTGCACTGAATGATGAGATTATCTTTCAATTTCGCGATGCCGGACATATATTAGGATCTTCCATGATTGAGCTGTGGGTGAATGAGACTAATGATGAAAAAGGCCGGAGTAAGTATTTATTTTCCGGCGATATCGGCCAGCCGGACCAGCCGATCCTAAAAAATCCGACCTGCATCGACAGCGCGGATTTTGTGATTATGGAGTCTACCTATGGCAACCGGCTGCATGAGGGGCAGGCCAAAGAAGAGGCCCTGGCCCAAATTATCAATGATACTTACGCGGCCGGAGGCAATGTGGTCATTCCGGCTTTCGCCGTAGGGCGGACCCAGACGCTGCTTTATTATCTGCGCCAGTTCTTCAAAGAAAAAAAGATACCTGATATGCCAGTGATTGTGGATAGTCCCATGGCAGTTTCAGCCACCGATATATTCCTGGGTCATCCCCAGGAATATGATGCGGAATCCCAGGCCATTCTTTCCGGCAATGAGCATCCGTTTAAAATGCCCAACCTGGTCTTTGCCAAATCCTCCGATGAATCGAAAGCCATTAATTCCATGAATGAACCGGTTATTATCATCTCGGCCAGCGGCATGGCTGATGCCGGACGGATTTTGCATCACCTTAAGCACAATCTTTGGCGTCCGGAGTCAAGTGTTGTCCTGGTGGGTTATCAGGCCCAGGGGAGCATGGGCCGGAGACTCTTAGAGGGGGTAAGACGGGTCAAGATCATGGGTGAGCAGATTAGCGTAAGGGCCAAAATTCATAACCTGGACGGATTTTCCGCTCACGCCGACCGGCAGCAGCTGCTGGATTGGCTGTCCTGCCTGCAATCGCCGCCGGTTAATATATTTATGGTGCATGGTGAACCGGATATGTCCGAGCCGTTTGCCCGTATAGTCCAGGGAAAGTTCGGTTATCCTTGTTTTGTACCCCGCTACGGCGATGCAGCGGTATGTCAGGGACGCAAGTGGAGTCTGCAGGAATCCGACGCAGCCGTTGTCAATCCTGATATCAGGCGACTGCAGGAGCAGATCAGTTTGATTGAGGCCAATTACCGGGAATATCGCCGCCGTATCGAACGATTGCTGGTTTCAGACAGCGACAAAGCATCCGATATCGTGAAACGGCTGGCTAAAGTGGATAGCTTTATCAGACAGACTTTCGACGATTTGTGA
- a CDS encoding TM1266 family iron-only hydrogenase system putative regulator has translation MSRRLGVIGIVVHNPQTISDKVNLLISGYSHMIIGRMGIPRPEESVGIISLIVEGSTDEIGALTGKLGLLPGVTVKSALTGKKSIVKEEPLNDQ, from the coding sequence GTGTCCAGGCGTTTAGGTGTCATCGGCATCGTAGTGCATAATCCCCAAACGATATCCGACAAGGTCAATTTGCTCATTAGCGGCTATAGTCACATGATTATCGGCAGGATGGGCATTCCCCGTCCGGAAGAAAGCGTAGGTATTATTTCTCTGATCGTCGAAGGTTCTACCGATGAAATCGGCGCCCTGACCGGTAAACTGGGGCTCCTTCCCGGCGTCACGGTTAAATCCGCCCTTACCGGCAAAAAATCCATCGTGAAGGAGGAACCCCTGAATGATCAATGA
- the murB gene encoding UDP-N-acetylmuramate dehydrogenase has protein sequence MQTINKEQKTKIYSQLRAVIPSERILPDEPMRRHTTFRIGGPADFLVLPANTQEVAAILPAARKMHLPVTLLGRGSNVLVSDKGIRGLVIRFGKNMSGIYHEGHTITAGAGATLGDVSRYAAKLGLTGMEFAVGIPGSIGGAVFMNAGAYGGEMSQIVNAVLAVSPEGDLKRFEHENIGFQYRHSAFYDNHYSICEVELILQPGIAEEVGKKMEEYTLMRNTKQPVEMPSAGSAFKRPPGHFAGTLIEQAGLKGYTVGGAQISPKHAGFIVNIGDATAHDVLELIQTVQNRVYEKFQVTLQPEVRLIGEQ, from the coding sequence TTGCAGACAATAAATAAAGAACAAAAAACGAAAATTTATAGCCAATTGCGGGCGGTTATACCGTCGGAAAGAATCTTGCCGGATGAACCTATGCGACGGCATACAACCTTCCGTATTGGGGGACCGGCGGATTTTTTGGTATTGCCGGCCAACACCCAGGAAGTAGCGGCAATCTTGCCTGCGGCCAGGAAGATGCATCTGCCGGTAACCCTTTTGGGGCGCGGATCCAATGTACTGGTCTCGGATAAAGGCATCCGCGGACTGGTCATCCGGTTTGGCAAAAATATGAGTGGGATTTACCATGAAGGCCATACTATTACTGCCGGCGCCGGTGCGACTTTGGGAGATGTGTCGCGCTACGCCGCTAAACTGGGACTGACGGGAATGGAATTTGCGGTGGGTATTCCCGGAAGTATCGGCGGCGCCGTGTTTATGAACGCCGGCGCTTATGGCGGTGAGATGAGTCAAATCGTCAATGCCGTGCTGGCAGTCAGTCCGGAAGGCGATTTAAAGCGCTTTGAACATGAGAATATCGGATTTCAGTACCGTCACAGTGCTTTTTATGATAACCACTATTCCATATGTGAAGTGGAACTGATTCTACAGCCCGGTATTGCCGAAGAAGTCGGTAAAAAAATGGAAGAATACACCCTCATGCGCAACACCAAGCAGCCGGTGGAGATGCCTAGCGCCGGCAGCGCGTTTAAAAGGCCGCCGGGCCATTTTGCCGGTACCTTGATTGAACAGGCCGGATTAAAGGGGTACACGGTAGGCGGAGCGCAGATATCGCCAAAACACGCCGGGTTTATTGTCAATATCGGCGATGCCACGGCCCATGATGTTTTAGAGTTGATTCAGACGGTGCAGAACCGGGTCTATGAAAAGTTTCAGGTGACGCTGCAGCCGGAAGTTCGGTTAATCGGTGAACAATAA
- a CDS encoding M20 metallopeptidase family protein yields MTGIQELVRNHETEIIELRRYFRMYPEPADEEYNTQRKIKEKLTQLGLEPVSVAGAGVMADIRGQRPGASAKIIALRANMDAMQVEDEIDRPCQSQNYGWCHAAGHDGHIAILLGVAKVLTEMRREFSGVVRLLFQPGREPLPGGAQGVIEDGALRDVTAIFGMHLRSDLPVGALGYSRGRMMAESDEFTVQVRGKEGDSSAPCQAVSALTAAAQIVAALPQVAGQYTNPLEPSVISVGMLQAGESFHTIPATAVIRGTVRTFDQATRDQIFAGLERLCHALCGAISAECTVNKTFGCPPVINDKQFASVAAAAGAAVLGQEAVREIPPVMVGDDFSTYQQLIPGVMIFIGAGNRDNAIYPQQHPRFDIDEAALRMGTGVLAETVVRAQNS; encoded by the coding sequence ATGACTGGAATACAGGAATTAGTGAGAAACCATGAGACGGAAATCATTGAACTGAGGCGTTACTTTCGGATGTATCCGGAACCGGCGGACGAAGAATACAATACCCAGCGCAAGATCAAGGAAAAATTGACGCAATTGGGCCTGGAGCCGGTTTCTGTGGCGGGGGCCGGCGTCATGGCGGATATTCGGGGGCAGAGACCCGGGGCGTCCGCCAAAATTATTGCTTTACGGGCGAATATGGACGCCATGCAGGTTGAAGATGAAATCGACCGGCCCTGTCAGTCGCAAAATTATGGTTGGTGCCATGCAGCCGGCCATGACGGGCACATTGCTATATTGCTGGGGGTAGCTAAGGTCCTGACGGAAATGCGCCGGGAATTTTCCGGCGTTGTACGATTGCTGTTTCAGCCGGGCCGGGAGCCGTTGCCGGGAGGGGCGCAAGGCGTGATTGAAGACGGGGCATTGCGCGATGTGACGGCCATTTTCGGCATGCACCTCCGGTCTGACTTGCCGGTAGGTGCCCTTGGCTACAGCCGGGGCCGAATGATGGCTGAGTCGGACGAGTTTACCGTTCAGGTTCGGGGAAAAGAAGGGGATAGTTCGGCGCCCTGCCAGGCGGTCAGCGCTTTGACGGCGGCGGCTCAAATCGTAGCGGCATTGCCCCAGGTTGCGGGACAATATACCAATCCCTTGGAACCGTCTGTTATATCGGTGGGAATGCTGCAGGCCGGCGAATCTTTTCATACCATCCCGGCAACAGCGGTCATTCGGGGAACGGTCCGTACCTTCGATCAGGCTACTCGCGACCAAATCTTTGCGGGTCTTGAGCGACTGTGCCATGCGCTGTGCGGCGCAATTAGCGCTGAATGTACCGTTAACAAAACTTTCGGTTGTCCGCCGGTGATTAACGACAAACAGTTTGCATCTGTGGCTGCGGCGGCGGGAGCCGCCGTTTTGGGACAGGAAGCGGTGCGGGAAATACCGCCGGTCATGGTGGGAGATGATTTTTCAACCTATCAGCAACTTATCCCGGGCGTAATGATTTTTATCGGAGCAGGCAACCGTGACAATGCGATCTATCCTCAGCAGCATCCCCGGTTTGACATTGATGAAGCTGCCTTGCGGATGGGAACAGGAGTGCTGGCGGAAACGGTTGTCCGGGCGCAAAATTCTTGA
- a CDS encoding sigma-54-dependent Fis family transcriptional regulator: MLVRTLMREIPITFTEQMKLREAAVNINERGIDGAIVVNNAGIIAGIITKSHLIKAIAESDFDQLAVSEVMTRNVFTLMDSMNLNRQRFMSELHKYSLYPVVDSEGKPVGIISRTDLVKYLSDHALFLAEELRAVLDSLHSGVIAINEEGLIILFNQRAEILTGTSAANAIGRPLHEILSNGGLQRVLQTGIPELNQKQNIGNCQILTNRTPIKQGNRIVGAVATFQDITELENVAAQLEAVQGLKSTLESALESIFEGVVVVDRNGYITMFNRAYCEFLDVDAKEVIGKHVTEVIDNTRMHIVARSEKSEVAEMQQIRGSNAVVTRIPIMKDGETVGAVGKVLFEDIKDLKMLSKKFSHLQSELEYYKEELRKVQGGNYTLENIIGTSEKIEWLKSIALKAARGTSTVLVLGESGTGKELFAHAIHNASLRRHAPFIKVNCAAVPENLLESELFGYEEGAFTGARKGGKPGKFELANGGTIFLDEIGDMTLGMQAKLLRVLQEREIERVGGTKSVKIDLRVIAATNRDLEAMIEKGEFRQDLYYRLNVITLQIPPLRERSEDILLLSKALLAKIKMQLKCEVEGIAADAMDLLLQYQWPGNIRELENALERAVNLMDDEPFILPEHLPPQLRKSYKARENDDHAKDLTEAKNDAEKQAIIKALEAAGGNRTKAAKILGVHRSGLYQKLQKYSLR, from the coding sequence ATGTTAGTTCGTACTTTGATGCGTGAAATACCTATCACGTTTACCGAGCAAATGAAGCTGCGAGAAGCTGCTGTAAATATTAACGAACGAGGCATTGATGGCGCTATCGTTGTAAATAATGCGGGGATCATCGCCGGTATTATAACAAAATCCCATTTGATCAAAGCCATAGCTGAAAGTGACTTTGACCAATTAGCCGTCAGTGAAGTAATGACTCGCAATGTTTTTACCCTGATGGATTCAATGAATCTTAACCGGCAGCGCTTCATGAGTGAGCTTCATAAGTACAGTTTATATCCGGTCGTGGATTCAGAGGGTAAACCGGTTGGTATAATCAGCCGTACCGATCTAGTGAAATATTTGTCGGATCATGCCCTTTTCCTGGCAGAAGAACTAAGAGCGGTTCTCGATTCTCTGCATAGCGGTGTAATAGCCATTAATGAAGAGGGCCTGATCATACTCTTTAACCAGAGAGCTGAGATCCTGACTGGAACCAGTGCCGCCAACGCTATCGGCCGACCTCTGCATGAAATTCTTTCCAACGGCGGGCTGCAACGGGTACTGCAAACCGGAATCCCAGAGCTAAACCAAAAACAGAACATAGGGAACTGCCAAATATTGACCAATCGCACTCCTATTAAACAGGGGAACAGGATTGTAGGCGCAGTCGCCACTTTTCAGGATATCACTGAACTAGAGAATGTGGCGGCACAGCTTGAAGCTGTGCAAGGTCTTAAGAGTACGCTGGAAAGCGCCCTTGAAAGTATTTTTGAAGGCGTGGTAGTTGTGGACAGGAACGGCTATATCACGATGTTCAACCGGGCCTACTGCGAGTTTCTGGACGTAGACGCCAAAGAAGTGATTGGCAAGCATGTTACTGAGGTGATCGACAATACGCGGATGCATATCGTTGCCCGCAGCGAAAAATCCGAGGTGGCTGAAATGCAGCAGATCCGGGGCAGCAACGCAGTGGTTACGCGTATTCCGATTATGAAAGACGGCGAAACGGTCGGCGCGGTAGGCAAAGTCCTGTTTGAAGACATTAAAGACCTGAAAATGCTGTCCAAGAAATTCAGCCATCTACAGTCTGAACTGGAATATTATAAAGAGGAACTGCGAAAAGTTCAGGGCGGCAACTATACTCTGGAGAACATTATCGGAACAAGCGAAAAAATCGAATGGCTCAAATCCATCGCCTTAAAAGCCGCCCGCGGCACATCCACTGTATTAGTGCTGGGAGAAAGCGGCACCGGTAAAGAGCTTTTCGCCCATGCCATCCACAATGCCAGTCTCAGGCGGCATGCTCCGTTTATTAAGGTGAACTGCGCGGCGGTGCCGGAGAATTTGCTGGAGTCGGAGCTGTTCGGCTATGAAGAGGGAGCCTTTACCGGTGCCCGTAAAGGCGGTAAGCCGGGAAAATTCGAACTGGCCAACGGGGGAACGATTTTTCTGGACGAGATCGGCGATATGACTCTTGGCATGCAGGCCAAACTGCTGCGAGTTCTGCAAGAACGGGAAATAGAACGGGTCGGCGGCACGAAAAGCGTTAAAATCGACTTAAGAGTCATTGCTGCCACCAACCGGGACTTAGAAGCTATGATTGAAAAAGGAGAATTCCGGCAGGATCTGTACTACCGTCTGAACGTCATAACACTGCAAATTCCGCCTTTGCGGGAACGCAGCGAGGATATACTGCTTCTCAGCAAGGCGCTTTTAGCAAAGATAAAAATGCAGTTAAAATGCGAAGTGGAAGGGATAGCGGCGGATGCCATGGATCTCTTGCTGCAATATCAGTGGCCGGGAAATATCAGAGAATTGGAAAATGCCCTGGAAAGAGCCGTAAACCTGATGGATGACGAGCCGTTCATCCTGCCCGAACACCTGCCGCCCCAGCTGCGCAAAAGCTATAAAGCAAGAGAAAACGACGATCACGCCAAAGATCTGACGGAAGCCAAAAACGACGCCGAAAAGCAAGCCATTATCAAAGCGCTGGAAGCAGCCGGCGGCAACCGGACAAAAGCGGCGAAAATTTTGGGGGTCCACCGGTCAGGTTTATATCAGAAACTGCAAAAATATAGTTTGAGATAA
- a CDS encoding TIM barrel protein — MKELGETMELAKFGPAGNPDAFYEAGFKASVDIPGWLSRLRLAAYEYQCGRGVNVGEKTAGAIGKAAAEQNIALSIHAPYYINLATEDESLAANTENHILKSLQAARWMGADRVIFHMGSPGKSSRQAAMDRAKHRLSGVLDKIERLGLSDIILAPETMGKVNQLGSLEEVVQLCKLAPNLLPAVDFGHLHAVTRGKYTDRQEFEAVFDYVQAELGEAAACSLHIHFSRIEYTKAGEKRHWTFADEYGPPHEPFIAVIADRKLQPRIICESAGTQARDALIMQELYLRLLNKDSVAG, encoded by the coding sequence ATGAAAGAATTGGGTGAAACAATGGAACTGGCAAAATTTGGACCGGCGGGGAATCCGGATGCTTTTTATGAAGCCGGGTTTAAGGCGTCGGTTGATATACCAGGCTGGCTAAGCCGGTTGCGGCTGGCGGCATATGAGTATCAGTGCGGACGCGGCGTGAATGTAGGAGAGAAGACGGCTGGGGCAATTGGTAAAGCCGCGGCGGAGCAAAACATCGCTCTGAGTATTCATGCGCCCTACTATATTAATTTGGCTACAGAAGATGAGTCTCTGGCGGCAAATACTGAAAATCACATCCTTAAATCACTGCAGGCCGCCCGCTGGATGGGAGCTGACCGGGTTATTTTCCATATGGGCAGCCCCGGAAAAAGCAGTCGCCAGGCTGCCATGGACCGGGCCAAACATCGTCTGTCCGGTGTTTTAGACAAAATTGAACGGCTGGGTTTGTCGGACATTATACTGGCGCCGGAAACCATGGGCAAAGTCAATCAGCTGGGATCTTTGGAGGAAGTAGTTCAGTTGTGCAAGCTGGCGCCGAACTTGTTGCCGGCAGTGGACTTTGGCCACCTTCACGCCGTTACCAGGGGAAAATATACCGACAGACAGGAATTTGAGGCAGTTTTTGATTACGTGCAGGCTGAATTGGGCGAAGCAGCTGCCTGTTCTTTACATATTCATTTTAGTCGCATAGAGTATACCAAAGCCGGTGAAAAACGGCATTGGACTTTTGCCGATGAGTATGGCCCGCCTCATGAGCCTTTTATCGCTGTGATTGCTGACCGGAAACTCCAACCGCGCATTATTTGCGAGTCAGCCGGCACTCAAGCCCGGGATGCTTTGATTATGCAGGAATTGTACCTGCGTTTATTGAATAAGGATTCGGTGGCAGGATAA